A genomic region of Magnolia sinica isolate HGM2019 chromosome 6, MsV1, whole genome shotgun sequence contains the following coding sequences:
- the LOC131248336 gene encoding trehalose-phosphate phosphatase A-like isoform X3, with amino-acid sequence MDLKSNTPVVTESVPISKSRLGMTSSLYPYSPPTAFKPGLYLTIPRKKPLSGILDDVRDNGWLDAMKSSSPPRKKLYKDLNVEVASDEREAGTYRSWQLKYPSALSSFEQITNYAKGKRIALFLDYDGTLSPIVDNPERAFMSSAMRDAVKNVADYFPTAIISGRCRDKGKEVKLFQPASEFLPMIDEVFRSLVENTKGIEGAKVENNKFCASVHYRLVDEKYWPTIAQRVHDILKDYPRLRLTHGRKVLEVRPIINWDKGKAVEFLLESLGLSNCGDVLPIYVGDDRTDEDAFKVLRDGDRGYGILVSSMPKESSAHYSLRDPSEVMKFLKSLVRWKKSAGGSIRSENSK; translated from the exons ATGGATTTAAAGTCAAATACCCCGGTTGTAACTGAATCTGTGCCTATTAGCAAGTCGAGATTGGGTATGACCTCTAGTTTGTATCCTTACTCACCGCCCACAGCATTCAAACCTGGCCTGTATTTGACAATTCCCAGGAAGAAGCCTTTATCAGGCATACTTGATGATGTCCGTGATAATGGCTGGCTGGATGCCATGAAATCCTCATCACCTCCTCGTAAAAAGCTGTACAAGGATTTAAATGTTGAGGTTGCATCAGATGAAAGAGAAGCTGGCACCTATCGTTCCTGGCAG CTGAAGTATCCGTCAGCACTATCTTCGTTTGAGCAAATCACAAATTATGCAAAAGGCAAGCGGATAGCATTGTTTCTTGATTATGATGGGACACTTTCCCCAATTGTTGACAACCCTGAGCGTGCTTTTATGTCTAGCGCA ATGCGTGATGCGGTGAAGAATGTTGCAGACTATTTTCCAACGGCAATAATTAGTGGAAGGTGCCGCGATAAG GGCAAGGAGGTGAAACTGTTCCAGCCTGCTAGTGAATTTTTACCCATGATCGATGAG GTTTTTAGATCCCTTGTCGAGAATACCAAAGGAATTGAAGGTGCAAAGGTCGAGAATAATAAGTTTTGTGCTTCTGTACATTACCGCCTTGTAGATGAAAAG TATTGGCCTACGATTGCACAACGAGTTCATGACATCCTAAAAGACTACCCACGTTTGCGATTAACACACGGGCGGAAG GTTTTAGAGGTCCGTCCAATAATTAATTGGGACAAGGGGAAAGCAGTTGAATTTTTACTTGAATCACTAG GACTAAGTAATTGTGGCGATGTACTTCCCATATATGTTGGAGATGACCGGACAGATGAAGACGCTTTCAAG GTTTTGCGGGATGGAGATCGAGGTTATGGAATTTTAGTATCATCGATGCCGAAAGAGTCGAGTGCCCACTACTCTCTGAGAGACCCGTCCGAG GTTATGAAATTTCTGAAGTCACTGGTGAGATGGAAGAAGTCTGCTGGGGGTAGTATAAGAAGTGAGAATTCCAAATAA
- the LOC131248336 gene encoding trehalose-phosphate phosphatase A-like isoform X2 — MDLKSNTPVVTESVPISKSRLGMTSSLYPYSPPTAFKPGLYLTIPRKKPLSGILDDVRDNGWLDAMKSSSPPRKKLYKDLNVEVASDEREAGTYRSWQLKYPSALSSFEQITNYAKGKRIALFLDYDGTLSPIVDNPERAFMSSAVSQMRDAVKNVADYFPTAIISGRCRDKGKEVKLFQPASEFLPMIDEVFRSLVENTKGIEGAKVENNKFCASVHYRLVDEKYWPTIAQRVHDILKDYPRLRLTHGRKVLEVRPIINWDKGKAVEFLLESLGLSNCGDVLPIYVGDDRTDEDAFKVLRDGDRGYGILVSSMPKESSAHYSLRDPSEVMKFLKSLVRWKKSAGGSIRSENSK; from the exons ATGGATTTAAAGTCAAATACCCCGGTTGTAACTGAATCTGTGCCTATTAGCAAGTCGAGATTGGGTATGACCTCTAGTTTGTATCCTTACTCACCGCCCACAGCATTCAAACCTGGCCTGTATTTGACAATTCCCAGGAAGAAGCCTTTATCAGGCATACTTGATGATGTCCGTGATAATGGCTGGCTGGATGCCATGAAATCCTCATCACCTCCTCGTAAAAAGCTGTACAAGGATTTAAATGTTGAGGTTGCATCAGATGAAAGAGAAGCTGGCACCTATCGTTCCTGGCAG CTGAAGTATCCGTCAGCACTATCTTCGTTTGAGCAAATCACAAATTATGCAAAAGGCAAGCGGATAGCATTGTTTCTTGATTATGATGGGACACTTTCCCCAATTGTTGACAACCCTGAGCGTGCTTTTATGTCTAGCGCAGTAAGTCAA ATGCGTGATGCGGTGAAGAATGTTGCAGACTATTTTCCAACGGCAATAATTAGTGGAAGGTGCCGCGATAAG GGCAAGGAGGTGAAACTGTTCCAGCCTGCTAGTGAATTTTTACCCATGATCGATGAG GTTTTTAGATCCCTTGTCGAGAATACCAAAGGAATTGAAGGTGCAAAGGTCGAGAATAATAAGTTTTGTGCTTCTGTACATTACCGCCTTGTAGATGAAAAG TATTGGCCTACGATTGCACAACGAGTTCATGACATCCTAAAAGACTACCCACGTTTGCGATTAACACACGGGCGGAAG GTTTTAGAGGTCCGTCCAATAATTAATTGGGACAAGGGGAAAGCAGTTGAATTTTTACTTGAATCACTAG GACTAAGTAATTGTGGCGATGTACTTCCCATATATGTTGGAGATGACCGGACAGATGAAGACGCTTTCAAG GTTTTGCGGGATGGAGATCGAGGTTATGGAATTTTAGTATCATCGATGCCGAAAGAGTCGAGTGCCCACTACTCTCTGAGAGACCCGTCCGAG GTTATGAAATTTCTGAAGTCACTGGTGAGATGGAAGAAGTCTGCTGGGGGTAGTATAAGAAGTGAGAATTCCAAATAA
- the LOC131248336 gene encoding probable trehalose-phosphate phosphatase F isoform X1, whose translation MDLKSNTPVVTESVPISKSRLGMTSSLYPYSPPTAFKPGLYLTIPRKKPLSGILDDVRDNGWLDAMKSSSPPRKKLYKDLNVEVASDEREAGTYRSWQLKYPSALSSFEQITNYAKGKRIALFLDYDGTLSPIVDNPERAFMSSAVSQMRDAVKNVADYFPTAIISGRCRDKVLEFIGLTQLYYAGSHGMDIMGPVTNTASVDDHPNCIRSTDKQGKEVKLFQPASEFLPMIDEVFRSLVENTKGIEGAKVENNKFCASVHYRLVDEKYWPTIAQRVHDILKDYPRLRLTHGRKVLEVRPIINWDKGKAVEFLLESLGLSNCGDVLPIYVGDDRTDEDAFKVLRDGDRGYGILVSSMPKESSAHYSLRDPSEVMKFLKSLVRWKKSAGGSIRSENSK comes from the exons ATGGATTTAAAGTCAAATACCCCGGTTGTAACTGAATCTGTGCCTATTAGCAAGTCGAGATTGGGTATGACCTCTAGTTTGTATCCTTACTCACCGCCCACAGCATTCAAACCTGGCCTGTATTTGACAATTCCCAGGAAGAAGCCTTTATCAGGCATACTTGATGATGTCCGTGATAATGGCTGGCTGGATGCCATGAAATCCTCATCACCTCCTCGTAAAAAGCTGTACAAGGATTTAAATGTTGAGGTTGCATCAGATGAAAGAGAAGCTGGCACCTATCGTTCCTGGCAG CTGAAGTATCCGTCAGCACTATCTTCGTTTGAGCAAATCACAAATTATGCAAAAGGCAAGCGGATAGCATTGTTTCTTGATTATGATGGGACACTTTCCCCAATTGTTGACAACCCTGAGCGTGCTTTTATGTCTAGCGCAGTAAGTCAA ATGCGTGATGCGGTGAAGAATGTTGCAGACTATTTTCCAACGGCAATAATTAGTGGAAGGTGCCGCGATAAG GTATTAGAATTCATAGGACTAACGCAGCTCTATTATGCTGGGAGTCATGGTATGGACATAATGGGTCCAGTTACAAACACTGCATCTGTTGATGACCATCCAAACTGTATTAGGTCCACTGACAAGCAG GGCAAGGAGGTGAAACTGTTCCAGCCTGCTAGTGAATTTTTACCCATGATCGATGAG GTTTTTAGATCCCTTGTCGAGAATACCAAAGGAATTGAAGGTGCAAAGGTCGAGAATAATAAGTTTTGTGCTTCTGTACATTACCGCCTTGTAGATGAAAAG TATTGGCCTACGATTGCACAACGAGTTCATGACATCCTAAAAGACTACCCACGTTTGCGATTAACACACGGGCGGAAG GTTTTAGAGGTCCGTCCAATAATTAATTGGGACAAGGGGAAAGCAGTTGAATTTTTACTTGAATCACTAG GACTAAGTAATTGTGGCGATGTACTTCCCATATATGTTGGAGATGACCGGACAGATGAAGACGCTTTCAAG GTTTTGCGGGATGGAGATCGAGGTTATGGAATTTTAGTATCATCGATGCCGAAAGAGTCGAGTGCCCACTACTCTCTGAGAGACCCGTCCGAG GTTATGAAATTTCTGAAGTCACTGGTGAGATGGAAGAAGTCTGCTGGGGGTAGTATAAGAAGTGAGAATTCCAAATAA
- the LOC131248336 gene encoding probable trehalose-phosphate phosphatase F isoform X4 gives MQCGFGDDKFPGSLHLMGCAHSSSDKKTLKRWFFIDKRVGCPMDLKSNTPVVTESVPISKSRLGMTSSLYPYSPPTAFKPGLYLTIPRKKPLSGILDDVRDNGWLDAMKSSSPPRKKLYKDLNVEVASDEREAGTYRSWQLKYPSALSSFEQITNYAKGKRIALFLDYDGTLSPIVDNPERAFMSSAMRDAVKNVADYFPTAIISGRCRDKVLEFIGLTQLYYAGSHGMDIMGPVTNTASVDDHPNCIRSTDKQGKEVKLFQPASEFLPMIDEVFRSLVENTKGIEGAKVENNKFCASVHYRLVDEKYWPTIAQRVHDILKDYPRLRLTHGRKVLEVRPIINWDKGKAVEFLLESLGLSNCGDVLPIYVGDDRTDEDAFKVLRDGDRGYGILVSSMPKESSAHYSLRDPSEVMKFLKSLVRWKKSAGGSIRSENSK, from the exons ATGCAGTGTGGTTTTGGAGATGATAAG TTTCCCGGAAGCCTGCACTTGATGGGCTGTGCACACAGCAGCAGTGACAAGAAAACTTTGAAGAGGTGGTTTTTCATTGATAAAAGAGTTGGGTG TCCAATGGATTTAAAGTCAAATACCCCGGTTGTAACTGAATCTGTGCCTATTAGCAAGTCGAGATTGGGTATGACCTCTAGTTTGTATCCTTACTCACCGCCCACAGCATTCAAACCTGGCCTGTATTTGACAATTCCCAGGAAGAAGCCTTTATCAGGCATACTTGATGATGTCCGTGATAATGGCTGGCTGGATGCCATGAAATCCTCATCACCTCCTCGTAAAAAGCTGTACAAGGATTTAAATGTTGAGGTTGCATCAGATGAAAGAGAAGCTGGCACCTATCGTTCCTGGCAG CTGAAGTATCCGTCAGCACTATCTTCGTTTGAGCAAATCACAAATTATGCAAAAGGCAAGCGGATAGCATTGTTTCTTGATTATGATGGGACACTTTCCCCAATTGTTGACAACCCTGAGCGTGCTTTTATGTCTAGCGCA ATGCGTGATGCGGTGAAGAATGTTGCAGACTATTTTCCAACGGCAATAATTAGTGGAAGGTGCCGCGATAAG GTATTAGAATTCATAGGACTAACGCAGCTCTATTATGCTGGGAGTCATGGTATGGACATAATGGGTCCAGTTACAAACACTGCATCTGTTGATGACCATCCAAACTGTATTAGGTCCACTGACAAGCAG GGCAAGGAGGTGAAACTGTTCCAGCCTGCTAGTGAATTTTTACCCATGATCGATGAG GTTTTTAGATCCCTTGTCGAGAATACCAAAGGAATTGAAGGTGCAAAGGTCGAGAATAATAAGTTTTGTGCTTCTGTACATTACCGCCTTGTAGATGAAAAG TATTGGCCTACGATTGCACAACGAGTTCATGACATCCTAAAAGACTACCCACGTTTGCGATTAACACACGGGCGGAAG GTTTTAGAGGTCCGTCCAATAATTAATTGGGACAAGGGGAAAGCAGTTGAATTTTTACTTGAATCACTAG GACTAAGTAATTGTGGCGATGTACTTCCCATATATGTTGGAGATGACCGGACAGATGAAGACGCTTTCAAG GTTTTGCGGGATGGAGATCGAGGTTATGGAATTTTAGTATCATCGATGCCGAAAGAGTCGAGTGCCCACTACTCTCTGAGAGACCCGTCCGAG GTTATGAAATTTCTGAAGTCACTGGTGAGATGGAAGAAGTCTGCTGGGGGTAGTATAAGAAGTGAGAATTCCAAATAA